The nucleotide window TTTAACTCGTAACATTGACTCCCTAAAATTAATTATTTACCGCTGATCTTTGAAGCAATTAAGACTTCCTAAAGTCAAAAATTCTGATACGAGAATTTAGGAAAATGCTTTTGTCCCATTTTTTTAGCAACTTTTTTACTTCGGTAGTAATGGGCACTGACCCAGATACCCGCGCCCTCAGCAATAGTTAGCACTTTATGCTTGCCAAACTTGTGTAAATTATAATACTCACCATCACCGGCAGACTGTTGCCAACCATATTCATGAATCCAGCGATAGCCGGCAAGTTTACTAGTTTGGGTGGCCGTCCAATACTTCACGGTTTTCATGGCTTTTTTGTTGTAGTAGACTTTGTGCTTTTTGTATTTACGCAGGTTTTTATTACTCATATGTAGTTTATAGATTTTCTTTTTACCATAACCAAAGTTGGTATAGGTGTACCAGGTGCCACGCATCCCCTTGGGTAGCTTACTATATGAATAGCCCGCTTTATGGGCTGATGCGGTCGTGGTTAAAGCACCGACTGCAAAAAAACAAACGAGTACAATTAAAATTAATTTCAATATTTTTCTCATGATAAAAATCCCTTCGTAACTATTTAACCAATAAAGTGAAAGTAGGCATGTTTTCTCAGAATCTTACTTGACACCCTTAGGCAGGCCGTGAAAGGGGTTGCTCTGGTAGGCCCGGTAAGTATGGTGGCTAACCTTAGTGACGTTACTGCTAAACAGAAATACTTTCTTGTGACTGTAGAAGTGGAGGTGATGGTGCGACTGTTTTTGAAATTTAATGGTAACGGCTTCCTTGTCCATCTCACTGATAGCATGAATCCGGTAAGTTTTGCCAGTACGGTGGATCCGCTTGATTTTCTGTGGGAGTAGTCCCGCTTGAGGCGCACCCAGAATAACTTGGTGGGCAGTGAACTGAACGAGGTCGCCCTTACCAATATAGTATCCTCGTAAGCTTTTCGGTGTTGTCTTGTACGTCTTCGCACTGGCATTAACCGTTGGCAGGGTGGCCCCCAACGTTAAACTGGCTAATAGCGTAGCTGAGATTGTCATAACTTTGTTCAAAGTGAACAGCTCCTATTCTAAAATAATGATCATCCTTAACCGGAGATGTCGTTCTCTATCTCACAGTCAGCGATTATGTATTCAGTTTACTATTCGAAAGTATGATAGTAAATGCACCTTTTAACCAAACGGGTCTAATTGTTAGGTTATCGGATGCTTGTTGTTCATAACTACTTAGTTTATAAAACGTTTTTTCATACAGACTGTTCGTTTAAGGGTTTCACCCTTAAATGTGGTAGGCTACCAGTATTGAGCTGTGAAAAGATGCACAAATTTTCTTTCTGGGGGAATAATAATGGCGGAGTTTATGTTTAAAGGTGGAGTTGAGGCTTTTGTTCGGCGATTGAATGAGGTGCTGGACTACCTAAAGCCCACCGAGGTGGCACTGGTAGAGAAGTTGCTCCGTGTGGCGGTGGAACCGGATCAACCAGTGACTATGGGGGAACTTCAGCAGCAGTTAGGCGTGACGCCAGCTGATTTAGCAATGAGCTTTCGTGAGCTGGTGGCCTGGGACTTGATTGCTTGGGTACCAACCAGTGCGGTCAAAGCTGCTGGTTAAGCTAGCACTCTCTTGTTGAACGTATACGTTCGGAGCGCAAAAAGGGTTTGAGACTTTGGTCTCAAACCCTTTCCTACGTTTAGTCATTAATTTTAACTGATACCCATAATGCCGACGCCACCGACGCCCATGCCAACAATGGCAAAGCAGATACCAATGATGATGACCCATTTGTGAGTCGTTTCGGTCTTGGCTTTATGTGCTTGGCTCATCAGAAAGATGCCAACGGCAAGTAGAAAAATACCATTAATAATGTACTGATAGTAGCTCATGACGAATTCCTCCTAAGTCGTTCGTTGTTGTGGTTAGTTGGATGCTCGCGAGGGTTAGGGTGATACCACGATTATTCTCGCTCAGCGTCTTCGGCTAGTTCCAACCAAATGGTGAGCGGGGAGGGGATGTAGTCCGGCCAAGCCTCCATCTTTTTAGCACAACGAGAGAGCAACGTGCTCTGTCCATCAACGGCTAAGTCTTCAAAGACACTTAGCGCCTGCGCATTATCCTCAAGGTCGGCCATCAACGTGGGAACGTTGTGGCGCCATTCTTCGACCAGGTCTTGGTAGATGACGATACGCCGGGCTTGGTTAATCGTGTATTCGACGCCTTCATCGTGAAGGCGCTTAACAAACCGATCGTACTCATTGAAGACGGCCAGTTGTGCCCGTCGCCAATCTGTTTTTTCAAATTCCTTTTCTTTCATCTTCGTCGACCTCTTTGTTTCGTTAGAATAACATCTTAAAGCTTGGCTAAATCTTGAACGTTATCGATTAAGAAATCGTATCAATTATCAGTATATCATTTTCGGCGCTAATAGTAAGCGGATTCTTTACGGAAAAGTGGGTGGCCCAGGAACTGTAACTTTAAAACGAGGTTAGGAATTTTCTCCTAACCTCGTTTTAAAGTTCATGGCATTATTTTTCCCAGCCACACAGTTTGTAATGATGGTGCTTAGCCCACTTAAGGGACACACGTTTTAATTTTTTCGCGTGATTCAGTCCCCGACAATGCTTGTCGTAGTGGTACTTCTTTCCATGATTCGGGGCAATCCAGATCTTCTGTGTTTTGGCTTCTGCGGTGGTGATTGGTGCGGCCAACGGTTGCACGGCACCACCTAGCGTAAAGGTAATGGCCAGTAGCATGGCAGCTTTGCGTAGTGTTTTCATGAGTCTCCTCCTAGGAATAAATCAGCTTTTTATGTCATCAGAACTTGGACGAATCAGTTAGCTAGCCTGACTATAACCAGTGCTGTAATCAATCTTATAGCCAGATTCAACGTTAAAAATGTAGACGTTGAAATGGATGGCATTGGAGCCAACAGACTGGGCCCGCATCTGAACGCCTCGGGCGACTAGTTCTTGCCCCTTGAAAATGGGAGTCACGGCATAACGGACGTAATTGTGACGACTCTGCTTGAGGTAGGTGGCAACGTCCATTTCATTGTGCAACATGGCGGGATTGTTGAGCGACCGGGTCCCAGTCATTAGGTTCTTCAAATTATTATTTTGACCCGGCAAATTACAAGTTTAATCCGAACAAGCCCGGAATCTTTCAATGGCAGTCTGTTGATGATGTATTTTTAATGGTCGTTGATTAATTAGTTCAAGTGCTGCTAGGATCTCATCAGTCGTTACTTGGCTAAAATTGGTCTTTTTCGGGAAGAACCAGCGTAACCGTCTATTAAAATATTCATTGGAACCTCGCTCCCATGGTGAATATGGATGGCAAAAATAAACTTTGATCTGATAATCCTGTTCTAAGGCCTGATAATTGGCAAACTCTTTACCATGATCAACAGTAATGGATTTTACTTGGGGACCGAAGGCCCCCATAAACTTGCCAAAGGCGGTGTTTAGAGCCTTAGCCGTTCTATTAGGGGCTTTGATGGCCCATAGAAGTCGGGTCTTACGTTCTACGAATGTAACCAGACATGATCGTGGCTCACTTCGACTAGAAAGCACCGTATCTACTTCCCAATGACCAAAAGCTAACCGTTGATTAACAGTTGTTGGCCGTTGTTCGATGGAAGTCCCACTTGTAAATTTCCCACGATTTTCGCTCACTCGGTGCTGGCGGACATTCCGATTGGGTAGATCAGTCAATTTGAAGGGGAGCCAGCCACGATTAAGCCAATTATAAATTGACGCAGTGCTCAAGTTATAAGCGGCCGCAATGGTTTCTGGTGACCAGGTTAATCGTAAGTGATTGGTAATTAAAGTCGCTAATGCTGCCGTCAGCATCGAACGACGGCCGCAATTCCGCCTTTTGCGATCTGCATCTTGCTGAGCTAATTCTGGATCATAAGGTTTAACCCGGTCCAACTCATAGCTAATCGTAGCTTTGGCGACGCCTAAGGCGTCAGCCATTACTTGGTAAGATTTATTCCCCTCATTGACCAGTTGTGCTAGTGCGCCACGTTGAAAACGTGATAAAGTAGATGTACCCAAAGTAATCACTCCCTATATTGGTTGGAATTAGCTACTACCATTGTAAGTGATTGCTTTGGGCTTTTTAATTTCTGTTCGGATTAATTATAGAATTTGCCACCCGTAAATTGATAGCCGATTAAATGGCTCCGATTGTAAAGCCAGCCATGACTCGTACGTTTGTTATGCCAACCAGTTGGATCGACCGTCAGGGGCTCGCGCTTAGCAGTGGGCATGAGGGATTGGTTCAAGAGGGCTTCGGCTCCGGTAACGCGGTTCAGGCCATCCAATTGGTGGTACGTTTGCCAAGCGCCCGACTTGGTGGCTAGTTGTTTTTTACTGAAATCAGGATCATTCTGATTGATTGTAATTTCTTGTTCTCCCTGGTAGGTGCGGTCAGCCAATTTCTGCTTAGTGGTTGTTTTCTTTTTGGTTGGCGTCTTTGATGGCTTTTGGGTAGTTTTACTGGTGGCTTGCCGGTGATCTAACTTTACTTGGACAGCGTCTAAACGCTGCTTTTCTGCCGAGTTGGCTTTTTCCAGTTTGACGGCCTGCTTTTCGGGCGTGTGATTGTAAACGGTCTTGGTTTTGGCGGCATCACTAGAATTTGAGCAGCCACCCAACACGAGCAGTAAGAGACTAACGGCAATCCATAAAAACTGTTTTTTCTTCATTTATCTTAGCGCCTTTCTATAGCCGGCAGCCTGAGCCGCCGCTTCCGACTTGAAGTAGACGGCGTTGGCACTGTTCATATGGTAACCAGCTTGATCAGGAGTATGGTAGATTTTCGAATTTTTGTTGCCAACGATGGTCCCGGCCTTGTCGGTTTCCAAGTCACCCTTGGGTTTGGCCCGACTGGTTTGCGTGGCATGACTAGTGGCGGTGCTGCTGGCCGCAGCCTTGGACGCTGCGCGGCGACTAGCCTGAGCAGCACTACTAGCTTTGTCAGCTTTGGCAGTAGAAGCGGAAGATACCGCTGCTTTAGAAGAACTATCAGCTTCATCCAGGGCTAAAACGGCAGCGGCCTGTTTACTAGAAGAGGTCGCCAACTTGCGTGATTCTGCTTTGGCCTTGGCTAAACGGTGTGTGCCGATGGCAATGGTCTTCGTCTTGGGCGCAGGTTTAGCAGTGGCCAAACTTCCCAGTGCCCCAAAGACTAGCAGACAAGCAAAAATACTTCCCAGAATCTTACGTTTACGAGGCCCCTTGAAGGCCCAATAGGTTGCGGCACCCCATAGAAGCAGCCAGAATACGGTAAAGATAACAATCACTCCCATTATTATGTACGCCCCGACAATTCCCGGTTTAGTGTGACTTAGTCAAAAGTAGCGAAGGGGCTTCTCTAAGTTTATGGGGTTTAGTCGTAGATTTCAACGAAAAAAAGAATAATTTCTTAAAGATTGGTGGACTGAACAAAAAAAGCCGATACTTTTGCGTACCGGGCTTTAATCTTAATAAGATAGGGGCAACTAGCGGTTCGTTAGGATTAATTTTCGCCGTTTACTCTGGCCATCCGAGTTTTAGAGCAGCAAAGAAGGGTTGAGAAAAAATTCTCAACCCTTCTTCTACTAATTCTACTTTGCTGAAACGTGACCCACTAATTATTTGTGCTGATCATCATGTTTGAGCAGCGTGACGATTTCCTTTAAGTACTTCTCTTCGTTGGTTGGCTCTGGTTCCGCCGGTTCTTCATCTGCCTTGGCAGGGGCGACCTTGTTTAAAACTTTGACTAGGATGAAGACGACAAAGGCAATAATCAGAAAGTTAATGATGGCGTTGATAAACGCCCCATATTTGAAGTGGGCGTCCCCAACGGTGAAGACTAGATTGGAGAAGTCAATGCTACCAACGAATAAGCCAATAAGGGGATTGATCAGGTTATTGACCAAAGAATTGACGATAGCCGTGAATGCAGCCCCAACAATAACCCCAACGGCTAGGTCCATAACATTGCCGCGGGCAATGAACTCTTTGAATTCCTTTAACAAAATAAATGTCCTCCCATATAAAATTCTCTGTAACGTCCATTCTTAACGATTTTGTGTGAAATTGCAACAGAAATGCTAGGGCTAGTTTTTCAAGTTATCCGGCGAATTGGGCGGAAATTGCGTAGCAGCTATGTTATAATGTAAGTGGTTTCACAAACGATAACGGATAGCTGAAAGTTGGTTTCAGAGGTCGCATAAAAGTCTTGGCAGCGTGGACTTTTTGCTTGCATTCCTCGCGGAAATCAACTATTATCAATTATTGATACATTTTAATGGGTTTGGGCAACCGAAGAGGCCTTAAAATGTTTTGAGAACCGAGTAGATTGTCATTTAGGAGGTGATTACCATGCTGAGTCGAACCAAGGAGTTTTTACGGCAACATAACTATCGTTACGAAAAGTCGTATATTCGGCCACTGATGGCGCCAGAGAGCGTCTACGTCTTTAAATTCGGTCAAGATTCGCTCAATAACCGGGTAATCATTCGTTATGGTCACACCTGGACCGGGCGTCAGCGAATCAACGAGATTGATTTGCGACTGCACAAGCAAAAGCATCCACGGGTGTTTCAAAATGAAGCGGATATGTTAGACTATTTAGAAGTCAACTTGGCTAAGCGTGAGCAGCGCAATGCCAAACATCCTAACGATGCCGAGAAAGTCTAAGGCTGTTCCATCAATTATTTAATGTTTAGCGGTGAGCTGGTGACAATGTTTGGTTGTTACCAGCTCTTTTTTTAATATTTTTAAGATAATAGGAGGAAATCTATCCATGCAGTGGACCGAAGTCAGCGTTTTGACGACCAATGAGGCCGTTGAAGCGGTCAGCAATATTTTACAGGAAGCCGGGGCTAGTGGCGTTAAGATCGACGACGCCCTAGATTTTGCTAACCTCAAGCCAGGTAAATACGGTGAAATTGTCGATTTAAAGACGATTCCGCACAGAACCACCGGTGCTGAGATTACGGCGTACTATCCCGAAACGGTATTTGTTCCAGAAATCTTGCCAACTATTCGGCAGCGGGTTCAGGAACTTGCAAAATTTGGATTAGATGCCGCACCAGGAACAGTTACGAGTCAGGCTGTTGATGATGAAAGTTGGGCTACGGCTTGGCAAAAATATTATCATCCAGTACGAGTGACCCGCTACCTGACGGTGAGTCCTAGTTGGGAAAATTATCAACCAGTTCAAGATGGTGAACACGTCATTCGTTTGGATCCAGGGATGGCGTTTGGGACCGGAACCCACCCAACGACGCGGCTATCCATGACGGCGCTGGAAATGGTTGTCCGCGGCGGCGAATCTATGTACGACGTCGGGACCGGTTCTGGTGTTTTGAGTATTGCTGCCAAGTACATGGGTGTTGATAAGATCACAGCGTTCGATTTAGACGACGTGGCTGTTCGTTCAGCTAAGACCAATCTGGATTTGAACCCCGTGGCCAAGGACATTATTGCTAAGCCCAACGACCTTTTGAAGGGAATCCATCAACCAGTTGACTTAGTGGTAGCCAATATTTTGGCGGAAATCATTCTGCCATTAGTTCCTCAAGCTTGGGAAAACCTCAATGAAGGGGGCTACTTCCTGACGTCTGGAATTATTGCCGACAAGTTAGATGAAGTCGTAGCTGCGCAAGTCAAGCAAGGTTTTATCATCGACAATGTCTTACAAATGAAAGATTGGCGTGGCGTCATTGCCCACAAACCGACGGAGGATGAATAGGCATGCAACGGTATTTTCTTGAGGATGTCCACGAGGATCAGGATGTCTTAACGTTACCAACAGATATTGCCCATCATTGGGTTACCGTTCTCCGGGCACAGACCGGGGCTGTGGCGGAGTTTGTCGACCAGACGGCTCATCTGTTCCATGGTGAACTGCAGACATTAGCGGGCGACAAGGCGACGGTCAAATTGACGGCTGTGGTGACACCCGCAGTGGAACTACCCGTGAAGGTCACGATTGCCTGTGGCTTACCCAAGCAGGAGAAGGCCGAGTGGATTACGCAGAAAGCTACCGAATTGGGTGTTGACCAGATTATTTTCTTCGGTGGCGATTGGTCGGTGGCTAAGTGGCAGCCCAACAAGGTTGCTAAAAAGTTAGCTCGCTTAACCAAAATCGCTCACGGTGCTGCTGAACAGTCGCACCGTTTACGGCGACCAATGGTGAGCTATGCCCCTAACTTGCGGGCGGTGTTTCAAGCGGCACCGGCGGACGTACGGTTATTAGCCTATGAAGAATCGGCCAAGCAAGGTGAACAAAGTGCGTTGAATCGGCAGTTACAGGCGTTAAAATCAGATCAAAGTCTACTAGCCATCTTTGGCCCCGAGGGCGGGATCAGTCCCGCTGAGGTTCAACTGGCACAAGCCAATCAAGCGATATTGGCCGGGTTAGGTCCCCGGATATTACGGACAGAGACGGCGCCGCTATATTTACTATCAGCAGTTTCAGTGGTTATGGAACTACAGTAATCAAGACAACCAGGTGAAATCTCCCCTGAAACATGCTAAAATAGTTGCAATTATTAAGAGAGATGGGTGAGTTGGATGGCGTTTTTGGAACGCATTGGGTGGCGGTATTGGGTTGTCGCCTTAATTATGGGATTGGGGTTGCCAGCATTAGCGATGGGAATCGGTTTGAGTCCCGTCTGGCGTTTTGGGGGCCTGCTGGTCATTATCAATGGCTGTTTAGCGATTGTGCTGGGGCGCGGTATCTATCGGCGCACACAACCGGGCTGGTGGTTATTGATTTGGCCGGTGATCTATTTATTGGGAGCCGTTTGGTTCCTCCCAAAGTACACGTGGTATTTTGCAATTGTTTATCTTTGTCTGTCCTATCTCGCATATGGATTGACGCAAAACAAGATTGAAAAGGAATCATAATTTAAAAAACTAAGGGTGGTGGCGTCCAATGACCAAAGAACGTGTCTGGACGGCTGATGAAGTAATTGCCAGAGTCAATGAATATATGAATGCAGAGCACGTTAAAATGGTGGTGCAGGCCTGCCAATTTGCGACGATTGCTCACAAGGATCAACACCGCCAATCTGGTGAACCCTATATTATGCATCCGATTCAGGTTGCAGGGATTCTGGCAGACTTAAACATGGACCCAGAAACGGTTTCCGCCGGTTTTCTCCACGATATTGTTGAGGATACTGGTGCCACTCTGAGTGATGTTCGAGAACTTTTTGGCGACGACGTGGCTTTGATCGTTGATGGCGTCACCAAGCTTGGTAAAATTAAGTACAAGTCGAACAGAGAGCAACTGGCTGAAAATCACCGTAAACTACTGCTGGCAATGTCCAAGGATATTCGCGTCATGATTGTGAAGCTGGCCGACCGCCTGCACAACATGCGGACTCTAGAGCATTTGCGGCCCGACAAGCAACGGCGAATCGCTAACGAAACTTTGGAAATTTATGCACCACTGGCTGATCGTTTAGGGATTAGCACGATCAAGTGGGAACTGGAAGATATCTCACTGCGGTACCTAAATCCACAGCAGTACTACCGCATCGTTCACCTGATGAATTCACGGCGTGACCAACGGGAAGAATACATTGCAGCAGCCATCAAAGTCATTCAGGAATCAATTAGTGATTTGAAGATTACCCCTGACATTTACGGTCGGCCTAAACATATTTACTCTGTTTACCGGAAAATGAAAGATCAACATAAACAGTTTAGTCAAATCTACGATCTCCTGGCTATCCGGGTCATTGTCGATACTATTAAGGATTGTTATGCCGTGTTGGGAGCAATTCACTCACAGTGGAAGCCAATGCCTGGTCGGTTCAAGGATTACATTGCGATGCCTAAGGCTAACATGTACCAGTCTCTGCATACCACGGTGATTGGTCCAGAAGGCAAGCCGCTCGAAGTTCAGATTCGAACTAAGGAAATGCACGCGGTCGCTGAATATGGGGTTGCTGCGCACTGGGCCTATAAGGAAGGTGTCAAGGACAAAGTTCAGGAGACCAATTCTGGTGACAAACTGAATCTGTTTAAGCACATTATTGAATTGCAGGAGGATACCGATGACGCGTCCGACTTTATGGACAGTGTTAAAGGTGAACTCTTTGGCGATCATGTTTACGCCTTCACGCCGAAGGGCGACGTCTTGGAATTGCCTAAAGGTGCCGGGCCACTTGATATGGCCTACGCAATTCACACCGAGGTCGGTCACCACACCACGGGGGCGACTATCAATGGCAAGATTGTGCCGTTGAATTACGAAATCAAGAATGGAGACATTGTGGATATTCGGACGTCCTCTAGTTCAGCTGGACCAAGTCGTGACTGGATGAAATTGGTTTCCACGCGGCGTGCCCGTAATAAAATTAAGCAATTCTTCCGGCAGACTGACCGGGAACAGAATATTGTGGCAGGTCAAGAAACGATTGAGCGTACGATTCGTGAATTGGGCTATGATCCGAAGCAGTTAATGACCAAAGAGAATATGGATAAAGTCACTGCTAAGCTCCATTACCAACATGGCGATGATTTACTGGCTGCCGTTGGTTTTGGTGACATTCAACCACGAGGGGTCGCCAATCGGTTGACCGATGGCGTGCGTCAGGCTGAAGAGGATAAGCGGCGGCGTCAGGAAGAAAAGGAATTACTGGAAGAACACCAGACGCTCAAAAATGACGCTGACACGGATAAAAAAGTTCGTAAGGACAAGGATAAGGACTCCGATGGCGTGGTCATTGAGGGTGTTGATAACTTGCTGATTCGGCTGAGTCATTGTTGTTCGCCCGTCCCTGGGGATGACATTGTGGGTTACATTACCAAGGGCCGGGGAGTCTCCGTTCACCGGAAGGATTGCCCGAACGTGAAGAACGCTGAGGAAAATGGTGAGCGGATCGTGGCGGTTCGCTGGGGAAATATGGCCGGCGATAAGACCAATTACAATGCCGATATCGAAGTACAGGGCTATAACCGTAACGGGTTGTTGAATGATGTCTTAAGGACAATCAACAACAATACGAAGTATCTCACTTCCATCAACGGGAAAGTTGACCACAATAAGATGGCGACCATCTCTGTGAGTGTGGGTACGCGGAGCACCCTGGAATTGCAACGGATTTTGGATAATATTAAGAACATTGCGGACGTTTACGTGGTTAAGCGGGCGTTCCACTAGAAGGACGGTTGACGATGCGAATTCTATTACAGCGGGTCAGTGAAGCTCAAGTTGCCATTGATGGTGACGTCCACGGGGCCATTCAACAAGGTTTCTTATTGTTAGTGGGGGCTGAAGACAGCGATACGAGTGAACAAGTAGATTACTTAGTACACAAAATTAGTAAATTGCGGGTTTTTGAAGACGATGCTGGGAAGATGAACTTGAGTATTTCAGACGTGGGGGGCAGTGTGCTCTCTGTCTCCCAGTTCACACTGTATGCAAATACCAAGAAGGGTAACCGGCCGAGCTTCGTGGCGGCAGGTGACCCGAAGCATGCCAATCAAATGTATGAGGAATTCAATCAAAAATTGGCGGCAACCGGTTTGACCGTTGAAACGGGAGTCTTTGGTGCGGATATGCAAGTGTCTTTAATCAATGATGGCCCCGTCACGATTTGGTTCGATACGGATCGGCCTTAGGTTGTTCATTGTCAAGCTAACGGATAAATACCAGGGGGCGAGATGTTGATCTCACCCCTTTTTGTAGGCTACAACTCACAGGCATGAGCTGGAACGGTGTGGGTCCAACTTGAAGCTGCAAAGGTCACGAGTCGATAATTAAAAAGTTGTCGTTTTGAGCCTCTGGAAGATATCATTTGCAGTGTAAGAATTTTAATAACCCGAGGAGGAACTTAGTTTGCGGTATCAACAAATATTTTGGGATTTTGATGGCACGTTGGTCGACACATATCCGGGGATGGTGGCGGCCTTTCATCAGGCCCTAGTTGCCAGTCGGGTCAATGATTTTGAAATTGATGACGACGATGTCTATCGAACCATGCGGCAACATAGTTTAGGGACAGCTCTGCAACGGTTCTCCGCGGAGTATCAGTTAGATCAGGACCGCTTGGCTAAAATTTATCAGCGTGAAGTGGCGCCAAAGCTTTCGTCTGCGCACCCGTTCAAAGGGGCTGTCAATGTTTTGGCTGGCGTGGTTGCAGCTGGTGGGCGCAACTTTCTGCTCACTCACCGGGATGCCCAGGCTTTAGACCGATTGGATGAATTAAACCTAAAGCGGTATTTTACGGGCTTCGTGACGGCTTCTGATAATTATCCGCGTAAGCCAGATCCAACCAGCCTACAGGCGTTGTGTCGCCAATTTGACGTTGATCCACAATCGGCGTTAATGGTGGGTGATCGCACCCTAGACGTCACGGCAGGGCATCGAGCTGGCATGGCTGGCGCCTTGTTTGACCTAGACCATTTAATCGTGGCGGATAGCCAGCCGGAGTTTCGGACAGCGGCATTGGCCGAACTTCAAGCTTGGTTATTGGTATAGAAAAAGTCCTCACGAACAGCTATTAAAAGCGGCTTGTGAGGACTTTTTATTAACCAGTCTTGGTACTGGTAAATTAACGTAAATTGATTGCCTTTCAAAAATCAGGGATGCGGCCAGTTACGGTTGTGCTTTGGCACGATCAACGATTAAGTTGTTATACACCCCATTTACGGGATTAATTGATAATGGATTGGTTGAATACTGTATAAGCCGAGAGGTGGTCAGATATGGTCTCAGGCGTGTCCGCACCGTTCTAGCCCATATCTGGCAACCGGCAGCCGAAGGACCACACTATGAAGGTCAGGAGCGGAATAATTACCCGCGAGCTAAGATTTCATTAACGGCACCACCGTAAGTCTCACCAAACAGATTAAGGTGAGCCAACAGATAATACAATTGGTAGTGGGGCAATCGTTCGGCATAGCCCTCAGCCAATGGGTAGAGTTCCTGGTAGCCACGGTAAAAGTCTGCCGAGAAGCCACCAAAAATCGTGGTCATTGCCAAGTCAAACTCGCGGTCTCCGTAAAGGACATCGGGATCGATTAAGGTCGGCGTCCCGTCAGCCGTGAATAGGTAGTTGCCGGACCATAAATCACCGTGAAGGAGCGAAGGGACAATCTTTCGGTCCTGGTTCTCGGTGATGATGTTTTGACGAACACGTTCGTAGGCAGTCTGCCGCTGCGGATTCCAAAGCTGATGTTGCTTGGCCCGTTCGACCAGCGGATCAAGGCGTTGGTTGAGGTAGAATGTCGACCAATCTGGTTCCCAGTGATTGTTTTTCGGTAACTTGGCCACCAAATTGTCCTGATCAAAGCCAAACTGCTTAGCAGTTACGTGATGAACGCGGGCAACCATTTGTCCCAGGGCGTATTGACTCCCGTGACCAGTTGTTAAAAATTCTAAAATCAGGTAGGCATCACCGTTGATGACACCAGTGGCAATGACGTCGGGAACGTTGGCTGCCTGGCTTAGAGCACGCAATCCAGCGACCTCGTGGGCGTAAAAAGAGGCTGGCGTCTGCGGCTGAACCAGTAAAAAGTAAGGTCCCTCCGGTGAATCGAGCTGAAAGGCCTCGTTAATGTCGCCGCCACTGACGGGGGTGGCTGTCAACGGTTGGGGTAGCGGTAGTTGAGTGAGCCAATTCTGTGCAAGCGTCACGAAAACTCCTTCTTTCTGAATAATTTAATACGAAGCCAGTTAGCCGGCTGATGAGAAGTATTTACTGAGTCCAGCGACAACGCGGTCGGCTACCTGTTCTTGATACTGGGCACTACTGATATTGTTGAAATCTTTCTTGGTGTTGATATACCCCATTTCTAACAGCAGGGCTGGCCGGCTATTA belongs to Levilactobacillus yonginensis and includes:
- the dtd gene encoding D-aminoacyl-tRNA deacylase yields the protein MRILLQRVSEAQVAIDGDVHGAIQQGFLLLVGAEDSDTSEQVDYLVHKISKLRVFEDDAGKMNLSISDVGGSVLSVSQFTLYANTKKGNRPSFVAAGDPKHANQMYEEFNQKLAATGLTVETGVFGADMQVSLINDGPVTIWFDTDRP
- a CDS encoding fructosamine kinase family protein encodes the protein MTLAQNWLTQLPLPQPLTATPVSGGDINEAFQLDSPEGPYFLLVQPQTPASFYAHEVAGLRALSQAANVPDVIATGVINGDAYLILEFLTTGHGSQYALGQMVARVHHVTAKQFGFDQDNLVAKLPKNNHWEPDWSTFYLNQRLDPLVERAKQHQLWNPQRQTAYERVRQNIITENQDRKIVPSLLHGDLWSGNYLFTADGTPTLIDPDVLYGDREFDLAMTTIFGGFSADFYRGYQELYPLAEGYAERLPHYQLYYLLAHLNLFGETYGGAVNEILARG
- a CDS encoding bifunctional (p)ppGpp synthetase/guanosine-3',5'-bis(diphosphate) 3'-pyrophosphohydrolase: MTKERVWTADEVIARVNEYMNAEHVKMVVQACQFATIAHKDQHRQSGEPYIMHPIQVAGILADLNMDPETVSAGFLHDIVEDTGATLSDVRELFGDDVALIVDGVTKLGKIKYKSNREQLAENHRKLLLAMSKDIRVMIVKLADRLHNMRTLEHLRPDKQRRIANETLEIYAPLADRLGISTIKWELEDISLRYLNPQQYYRIVHLMNSRRDQREEYIAAAIKVIQESISDLKITPDIYGRPKHIYSVYRKMKDQHKQFSQIYDLLAIRVIVDTIKDCYAVLGAIHSQWKPMPGRFKDYIAMPKANMYQSLHTTVIGPEGKPLEVQIRTKEMHAVAEYGVAAHWAYKEGVKDKVQETNSGDKLNLFKHIIELQEDTDDASDFMDSVKGELFGDHVYAFTPKGDVLELPKGAGPLDMAYAIHTEVGHHTTGATINGKIVPLNYEIKNGDIVDIRTSSSSAGPSRDWMKLVSTRRARNKIKQFFRQTDREQNIVAGQETIERTIRELGYDPKQLMTKENMDKVTAKLHYQHGDDLLAAVGFGDIQPRGVANRLTDGVRQAEEDKRRRQEEKELLEEHQTLKNDADTDKKVRKDKDKDSDGVVIEGVDNLLIRLSHCCSPVPGDDIVGYITKGRGVSVHRKDCPNVKNAEENGERIVAVRWGNMAGDKTNYNADIEVQGYNRNGLLNDVLRTINNNTKYLTSINGKVDHNKMATISVSVGTRSTLELQRILDNIKNIADVYVVKRAFH
- a CDS encoding HAD-IA family hydrolase, with protein sequence MRYQQIFWDFDGTLVDTYPGMVAAFHQALVASRVNDFEIDDDDVYRTMRQHSLGTALQRFSAEYQLDQDRLAKIYQREVAPKLSSAHPFKGAVNVLAGVVAAGGRNFLLTHRDAQALDRLDELNLKRYFTGFVTASDNYPRKPDPTSLQALCRQFDVDPQSALMVGDRTLDVTAGHRAGMAGALFDLDHLIVADSQPEFRTAALAELQAWLLV